In the genome of Fulvivirga maritima, one region contains:
- the meaB gene encoding methylmalonyl Co-A mutase-associated GTPase MeaB has translation MKPRRKRLAISEYVEGILSGNKVILSRAITLIESQLASDFDLAEQVMEHILPHTGHSKRIGITGVPGVGKSTFIETIGLMLAEEDKQLAVLTIDPSSQRSGGSILGDKTRMEKLSNHPNAFIRPSATGNSLGGVANKTRETMLLCEAAGFDHILIETVGVGQSEVAVKGMVDFFLLLMLAGAGDELQGIKKGVMEMTDAIAITKADQENITASKRAKAEYKNALHLFPPADTGWQPEVLTCSAITQAGMDDIIMLIDKYYSHMQPYLSQLRKQQNISWLHENISFLLKQSFYTTPEVKQQIKAMENEVGKGSITPQAAARKLLDLHH, from the coding sequence ATGAAGCCAAGAAGAAAACGGTTAGCAATCAGTGAATATGTAGAAGGCATCCTTTCTGGCAACAAGGTGATACTTAGCCGGGCCATTACTTTAATAGAAAGTCAACTTGCATCTGATTTTGACTTAGCAGAGCAGGTAATGGAACACATACTACCTCATACCGGCCACTCCAAAAGAATAGGCATTACCGGTGTACCTGGTGTAGGTAAGAGCACCTTTATAGAAACCATAGGTCTGATGCTAGCGGAAGAGGACAAGCAACTGGCCGTACTGACCATTGACCCCAGCAGCCAGCGAAGTGGCGGCAGCATTTTGGGTGACAAAACACGAATGGAAAAACTCTCCAACCACCCCAATGCCTTTATACGACCTTCCGCCACCGGCAATTCATTAGGCGGCGTGGCTAACAAAACCAGAGAGACCATGCTCTTATGCGAAGCCGCCGGGTTTGATCACATCCTTATAGAAACTGTGGGTGTGGGGCAATCAGAAGTAGCCGTAAAAGGCATGGTAGACTTTTTTCTGCTACTCATGCTGGCCGGCGCCGGAGACGAGCTACAAGGCATAAAAAAAGGTGTTATGGAAATGACCGATGCCATTGCTATTACAAAGGCAGATCAGGAGAATATTACAGCCTCCAAAAGGGCGAAGGCAGAATATAAAAACGCGTTACACCTCTTTCCGCCAGCTGATACAGGATGGCAGCCTGAAGTGCTGACCTGCTCCGCCATAACTCAAGCCGGCATGGATGATATCATAATGCTGATTGATAAATATTACTCACACATGCAGCCTTATTTATCTCAGCTTAGAAAACAGCAAAACATTAGCTGGCTCCATGAAAACATTAGCTTTTTATTGAAGCAAAGTTTTTATACCACTCCAGAAGTAAAGCAACAAATTAAAGCAATGGAAAACGAAGTCGGCAAAGGCTCTATTACTCCTCAGGCGGCTGCGCGGAAGCTTTTGGATTTACACCATTAG
- a CDS encoding ATP-binding protein: MNRLSINNKPKISISWSGGKDSMLALDRIIRSNEYQIHHLHTVIDAELKRVGLHGVPEHLIEKQAAALGLPLKKLYLHKDDSHATYEKLISEYIQQLKSEGVELIMYGDIFLEDLKAFRDAKLASAGMQGVYPLWKEKSQDLINEFLNKGYKTRICAANKKHFQTSQVGRLISQEWLRAVPAGVDVCGENGEFHSFVCDGPLFSSPADHQVGEVVEKTYHFKVKNADGSVSDQQSSFYFASLF, encoded by the coding sequence ATAAATCGCCTTTCTATTAATAATAAGCCTAAAATATCAATCAGCTGGAGTGGAGGTAAAGACTCTATGCTTGCCCTGGATCGTATAATCCGTAGTAATGAGTATCAAATCCATCATTTGCACACGGTTATAGATGCTGAACTTAAGCGAGTGGGGCTGCATGGTGTGCCTGAACATTTGATAGAGAAGCAAGCAGCAGCATTAGGCCTTCCTTTAAAAAAGCTCTATTTGCATAAAGATGATAGTCATGCCACTTATGAAAAGCTGATTTCTGAATATATTCAACAGCTTAAATCAGAAGGAGTGGAGCTAATTATGTATGGAGACATTTTTTTAGAAGACCTCAAAGCCTTTAGAGATGCCAAGCTGGCCAGTGCGGGTATGCAGGGAGTTTACCCGTTATGGAAAGAGAAATCTCAAGATTTGATCAATGAATTTCTGAATAAAGGCTACAAGACCCGGATTTGCGCTGCCAATAAAAAGCATTTTCAAACCTCACAAGTAGGAAGGTTAATTAGTCAGGAATGGCTTAGAGCAGTGCCCGCTGGGGTAGATGTATGTGGTGAAAATGGAGAGTTTCATTCCTTTGTTTGCGATGGGCCATTGTTTTCCTCGCCGGCAGATCATCAGGTAGGTGAGGTGGTGGAAAAGACCTATCACTTTAAAGTAAAGAATGCTGATGGTTCTGTTAGTGACCAACAGTCTTCGTTCTATTTTGCCAGCCTATTCTAA
- a CDS encoding DUF5522 domain-containing protein, with translation MNKKNKDNEAMFYIENGLYVFTEAYHLKRGYCCKSGCRHCPYGFKKKKK, from the coding sequence ATGAATAAGAAAAATAAGGATAATGAAGCCATGTTTTATATTGAAAACGGACTCTATGTATTTACAGAGGCCTATCATTTAAAGCGTGGCTATTGTTGTAAAAGTGGTTGCAGACATTGTCCTTATGGTTTTAAGAAAAAGAAGAAATAA
- a CDS encoding acyl-CoA thioesterase: MQNLEERIAHSRTSVFKAVFPGTVNHYDTFFGGTALQLMDEVAFIAATRFSRKRVVTVSSERVDFNHPIPSGTLIELIGEVIKVGNTSLKVRVDIFIEQMYTEDRERAITGEFSFVAIDEDKKPVSVL; the protein is encoded by the coding sequence ATGCAAAACTTAGAAGAGAGAATAGCTCATTCCAGAACATCAGTGTTTAAAGCGGTATTTCCGGGCACTGTAAATCATTATGATACATTTTTTGGAGGCACAGCCTTACAGCTTATGGATGAAGTGGCTTTTATAGCTGCTACCAGATTTTCGAGAAAAAGAGTGGTTACTGTATCATCGGAAAGAGTAGATTTTAATCACCCTATACCATCAGGTACGCTCATTGAGTTGATTGGCGAAGTGATAAAAGTAGGGAACACAAGCTTGAAAGTGAGGGTAGATATTTTCATAGAGCAGATGTATACAGAAGATAGAGAAAGAGCCATTACCGGTGAATTTTCTTTTGTAGCCATAGATGAAGATAAAAAGCCTGTTAGCGTGTTATAA
- a CDS encoding cobalamin-binding protein gives MKRIVSLLPSSTEIVAALGLGHMLVGRSHECNYPLWVEKLPVLTAPKFDTNRSSEEIDNSVIDLLKEGLSVYNIDEELLEQLNPDVILTQSLCDICAVSLQDVENAVCKLTSSNPQLVSLQPNVVQDIFADILRVGKVLEVENRAQKLVDNIAQRFNAIRDKVANVKNKPTVAMVEWISPLMLGGNWIPELVELTGGESLFAQNGEHSHYHKWEKVAEADPDIIVVMPCGFGVDRSMEEMHLLSEKEGWSDLKAVKNGKVYVADGNHFFNRPGPSIAESAEILSEIFYPELFPANHKGTGYINYNFLYAKLRRENSSFQNISV, from the coding sequence ATGAAACGCATTGTATCTCTTCTTCCCAGTAGTACTGAAATAGTAGCGGCGCTTGGCCTTGGCCATATGTTGGTAGGTCGGTCGCATGAGTGTAACTATCCGCTGTGGGTGGAAAAACTACCGGTGCTTACCGCGCCTAAGTTTGACACTAACCGCTCTAGCGAAGAGATAGATAATAGCGTTATTGATTTGCTCAAAGAGGGATTGTCTGTTTATAATATTGATGAGGAGTTGTTAGAGCAGCTTAATCCTGATGTTATTCTCACTCAGTCTCTCTGTGATATATGTGCTGTAAGCTTGCAAGATGTTGAAAATGCGGTTTGTAAGCTTACCTCTTCTAATCCTCAGTTAGTAAGCCTGCAGCCCAATGTGGTTCAGGATATTTTTGCTGATATTCTTAGAGTAGGAAAAGTGTTGGAGGTAGAAAATAGAGCGCAGAAATTAGTAGATAATATTGCTCAGCGGTTCAATGCTATCCGTGATAAAGTAGCCAATGTTAAAAATAAGCCCACTGTAGCTATGGTGGAGTGGATATCTCCGCTTATGCTTGGAGGTAATTGGATTCCTGAATTGGTGGAGCTGACCGGAGGAGAAAGTCTATTCGCTCAAAATGGAGAACATTCACATTATCATAAATGGGAAAAGGTGGCAGAAGCAGATCCTGATATCATAGTGGTAATGCCTTGCGGCTTTGGTGTGGATAGATCAATGGAGGAAATGCACCTTCTGTCAGAAAAAGAAGGCTGGAGTGATCTTAAGGCGGTGAAAAACGGAAAAGTGTATGTGGCAGACGGCAACCATTTCTTTAACAGACCAGGACCAAGCATAGCCGAATCAGCTGAGATATTAAGTGAAATTTTTTATCCTGAATTATTCCCGGCTAACCATAAGGGAACAGGATATATCAACTATAATTTTTTATATGCAAAACTTAGAAGAGAGAATAGCTCATTCCAGAACATCAGTGTTTAA
- a CDS encoding YncE family protein has protein sequence MKNKFYLKLMVLLLSISIISCSDDDGDPRPTSISPMGDNGYFIINEGNFGSGDASLSYYNRDSAKVFNDVFSTYIGRPLGDQAQSMYIADSIGFIIVQGSVKIEVININSMTSIATITGEDGLVSPRYFLKIDDDKAYVTDWGEGGIVGTVKIIDLHTYEITNTVSTGVGADKLVRRGDEVYVVNSGGYGTDNTIAVIDVAADEVVKKIEVGANPNSIQLDNNGDLWVSGAGIIEGYDDLYNAISSGYLARIDADDEVDLMVEVEQSSGAITKLLINASEDQLYYNYNGGVYSMSIDDTSLPSTPIFEGSFYGLGVDPVSGNVLAAEAPSFTAAGSAYVYSTSGQEQTSYQVGIGPNGFYFK, from the coding sequence ATGAAAAACAAGTTTTACTTAAAACTAATGGTGCTGCTTTTAAGCATCTCAATAATATCCTGTTCTGATGATGACGGAGATCCCAGGCCAACAAGTATTTCTCCGATGGGAGATAATGGATATTTCATCATTAATGAAGGAAACTTTGGTAGTGGTGATGCTAGTCTTTCTTACTACAACAGAGATTCAGCTAAGGTTTTTAATGATGTATTCTCTACGTATATAGGTAGGCCATTAGGTGATCAGGCTCAGTCAATGTATATCGCAGATTCAATTGGTTTTATTATAGTGCAGGGGTCTGTTAAAATAGAGGTGATTAACATTAACTCAATGACTTCAATTGCCACCATTACTGGTGAAGATGGATTAGTTTCTCCTAGATATTTTTTAAAAATAGATGATGATAAAGCCTATGTTACTGACTGGGGAGAAGGAGGTATAGTTGGGACAGTGAAAATCATTGACTTGCATACATATGAAATAACAAATACAGTTAGTACTGGTGTAGGAGCAGATAAGTTAGTGAGAAGAGGTGATGAAGTGTACGTGGTAAATAGTGGAGGGTATGGAACTGATAATACTATAGCTGTTATCGACGTAGCTGCAGATGAGGTAGTAAAAAAGATCGAAGTTGGTGCTAATCCAAATTCAATTCAATTGGATAATAATGGAGATTTATGGGTTTCAGGAGCAGGAATCATTGAAGGATATGATGACTTATATAATGCAATAAGCTCCGGCTATTTGGCTAGAATAGATGCTGATGATGAAGTTGATTTGATGGTAGAGGTAGAACAGAGTTCTGGAGCTATAACTAAGCTTTTGATTAATGCTTCCGAAGATCAGCTTTACTATAATTACAATGGCGGTGTTTATTCTATGTCAATAGATGATACAAGTCTTCCCAGTACCCCTATATTTGAAGGTAGCTTTTATGGCTTAGGTGTTGATCCTGTGTCTGGTAATGTGCTGGCTGCTGAGGCTCCAAGCTTTACAGCTGCAGGCTCTGCTTATGTTTATTCTACTTCTGGTCAGGAGCAAACTTCTTATCAGGTAGGTATAGGCCCTAATGGTTTTTATTTTAAATAA
- a CDS encoding TonB-dependent receptor plug domain-containing protein translates to MRNFFCLIFLSACCYTAYGQDTTAVTLQEVRIEDKRIQDFQTGEKIETVSSQYLKNRQGGNMAELLTKAGGLNIRSYGVGGLSTPSVRGTGSNHTPVMWEGLNLQSPMNGSLDLTLVPVSFIDNVAIQYGGSGSVLGSGALGGAIHINTDLKNIHQGVGGSLFQQFGSFGKQYTGLNLSYGKGIVKAKVRAFTHQADNDFEFFNRFNNREEEMDNAQVDQRGVMSEWYFDLPKSQSITAKYWYQYNDIHLPNAASLGGKAIETQTDEFHRAVVHYQNNRPKGVFEIRSGLVNHYLNYKDYVAPASISKSNTWINDIHKIFRLKPNHELQVGFNYTYDQAETESYGSNIPDRHRLALFVGSKWLLMKKLEVNLMARQSYIDDELVPFLPSLGLQYFISPEWQTKTKVARSYRVPTFNDLYWTGSGATGNLDLIPEEGWSVEQGFIFQKANLQAEFTGFYNVIDNWIQWVPRGSIWLPENVEQLQSRGVELSLKYHYNILPNWSLQATGKYAYTKATKEKVGSVQDETQLHKQTIYTPENQASVSLSSNYKNLSLVYLFKYTGEQATTGDNTLSIDAFATSDLSLVYMQSLGKHSVSLSGSVKNMLDQAYEIRSGRPMPGRHYQISIQYQFN, encoded by the coding sequence ATGAGGAATTTCTTTTGCCTAATATTCTTATCTGCTTGCTGTTATACTGCTTACGGGCAAGATACTACTGCTGTCACTTTGCAGGAAGTGCGCATTGAAGATAAAAGAATACAGGATTTTCAGACTGGTGAAAAGATAGAGACGGTCAGTTCTCAATACCTAAAAAACAGACAAGGAGGCAATATGGCCGAGCTGTTAACCAAGGCTGGTGGGTTAAATATCAGGTCTTATGGTGTTGGCGGATTATCTACGCCTTCAGTTAGAGGTACAGGTAGTAATCATACTCCTGTAATGTGGGAAGGGCTCAACCTGCAAAGTCCCATGAACGGATCTTTAGACCTTACTCTGGTGCCGGTTTCATTTATTGATAATGTAGCCATTCAATATGGAGGCTCCGGATCTGTTTTGGGTTCAGGCGCTTTGGGTGGTGCTATTCATATTAATACAGATCTTAAAAATATACATCAGGGAGTTGGCGGGAGTCTGTTTCAGCAGTTCGGCAGTTTTGGTAAACAATACACAGGCCTTAACCTCAGCTATGGAAAAGGAATAGTAAAGGCTAAAGTGCGAGCATTTACCCATCAGGCTGATAATGATTTCGAATTTTTTAATCGATTTAACAACAGAGAAGAGGAAATGGATAACGCTCAGGTAGATCAGCGCGGGGTAATGAGTGAGTGGTATTTTGATTTGCCTAAAAGCCAAAGCATAACAGCTAAATATTGGTATCAGTATAATGACATTCATTTGCCTAATGCTGCTTCTTTGGGAGGCAAAGCCATAGAAACGCAAACCGATGAATTTCATAGAGCCGTAGTTCATTATCAGAATAATAGGCCTAAAGGTGTGTTTGAAATACGTTCAGGACTGGTTAATCATTATTTAAATTATAAGGATTATGTAGCTCCGGCATCTATTAGCAAGTCAAATACCTGGATCAATGATATTCATAAGATTTTCAGGCTTAAGCCTAATCATGAGCTGCAGGTAGGTTTCAATTACACCTATGATCAGGCTGAGACAGAAAGTTATGGTAGCAATATTCCTGACAGACATAGGCTGGCGCTTTTTGTGGGTTCAAAATGGCTGTTGATGAAAAAGTTGGAAGTTAATCTTATGGCTCGTCAGTCATATATTGATGACGAGTTGGTGCCTTTCCTTCCTTCATTAGGCCTGCAGTACTTCATTAGCCCTGAGTGGCAGACTAAAACTAAGGTTGCTCGCAGCTACAGAGTTCCTACTTTTAATGACCTCTACTGGACAGGTAGTGGGGCTACAGGAAATTTAGATCTCATTCCGGAAGAAGGATGGAGCGTAGAGCAGGGGTTCATTTTTCAAAAAGCCAATCTTCAGGCTGAGTTTACAGGGTTCTATAACGTCATTGATAATTGGATTCAATGGGTGCCAAGAGGAAGTATATGGCTGCCTGAAAATGTAGAGCAGTTACAGTCAAGAGGTGTAGAACTCAGCCTTAAATACCATTATAATATTTTGCCCAATTGGAGCCTTCAGGCAACAGGTAAATATGCCTATACTAAGGCTACCAAAGAAAAGGTAGGTTCAGTGCAAGACGAAACTCAATTGCACAAACAAACCATTTATACTCCTGAAAATCAGGCTTCTGTTTCACTGAGTAGCAACTATAAAAACCTTTCACTTGTGTATTTATTTAAGTACACTGGCGAGCAAGCCACTACAGGAGATAACACTTTAAGTATAGATGCTTTTGCTACCAGTGATTTATCTCTTGTTTATATGCAAAGCTTGGGTAAGCATAGTGTAAGCCTTAGCGGAAGTGTTAAAAATATGCTAGACCAGGCTTATGAAATTAGAAGTGGCAGACCTATGCCTGGCAGGCATTATCAAATAAGTATTCAATATCAATTTAATTAG
- a CDS encoding ABC transporter substrate-binding protein encodes MNKIYPYFFLVTCLLFACNQKQESAESAQQSSASKETVALEDAVNFSIRRQGKVTHIEVKEPYQGASTPAHYLLVPKGETVPEHSEETVVIRTPVSRIVCTATVHLPALEMLGVENTLKGFPSTQFISSEVLTKRVESGEIKELGIDTKINMETLTEIDPEVVFGYTMNGNSQDLEQISRLGIPVALQVAYLEETPLGRAEWIKFIAEFFDKSDLAEEKFQEIKKQYLAVKEKVKNITHKPTAFTGVIYNDVWYMSGGNSWAGRFFEAAGIDYLWKDDESTGSLSLAFEAVYEKAAEADLWIGAGQYKSLQELTQANPRYSEFESFKNNEVYAYIKRINKNGGNDYFETGAARPDLILSDLVKIAHPELLPEYETYFYQKLN; translated from the coding sequence ATGAATAAAATTTACCCATACTTTTTCCTTGTCACCTGCCTTTTATTTGCCTGTAATCAGAAACAGGAATCAGCAGAATCTGCACAGCAGAGTTCCGCATCGAAAGAAACGGTAGCCTTAGAAGATGCCGTTAACTTCTCCATAAGGAGACAAGGAAAAGTAACTCACATAGAAGTAAAAGAGCCTTACCAAGGGGCGAGCACTCCCGCTCATTACCTGCTAGTACCCAAAGGAGAAACGGTTCCCGAGCACAGCGAAGAGACAGTGGTAATCCGCACACCGGTATCAAGAATAGTCTGTACGGCCACAGTACACCTGCCTGCTTTAGAAATGCTTGGTGTAGAAAATACGCTGAAAGGCTTCCCCAGCACTCAATTTATTTCTTCTGAAGTACTGACGAAAAGAGTAGAATCTGGCGAGATTAAGGAGTTAGGCATAGACACCAAAATAAATATGGAAACCCTTACAGAGATAGACCCCGAGGTGGTTTTTGGCTACACTATGAATGGAAACTCTCAAGATCTGGAACAAATCAGCCGATTAGGAATACCTGTAGCCCTCCAAGTCGCTTACCTGGAAGAAACCCCACTGGGAAGAGCGGAATGGATTAAGTTTATCGCTGAGTTTTTCGACAAGTCTGACCTGGCTGAAGAGAAATTTCAAGAGATAAAAAAGCAATATTTAGCTGTGAAAGAAAAGGTGAAAAATATAACACATAAACCTACTGCCTTTACCGGTGTTATTTATAATGATGTTTGGTATATGTCTGGCGGAAATAGCTGGGCCGGCCGCTTTTTTGAAGCCGCAGGTATAGACTATTTATGGAAAGATGATGAAAGCACAGGCAGCCTCTCTCTGGCTTTTGAAGCGGTGTATGAAAAAGCAGCTGAGGCCGACTTATGGATAGGTGCCGGTCAGTATAAAAGTCTGCAAGAGCTTACCCAGGCCAACCCGAGATATAGTGAGTTTGAGTCTTTTAAAAACAATGAAGTATACGCGTATATAAAAAGGATTAATAAAAATGGAGGGAATGATTACTTTGAAACCGGAGCTGCTCGCCCTGACTTAATTCTGAGTGATCTGGTGAAAATAGCACACCCTGAATTACTTCCTGAATATGAAACCTACTTCTATCAAAAACTGAATTAA
- a CDS encoding FecCD family ABC transporter permease, with protein sequence MNALLSDKRKYTISLWVALPLCIFILFTLDLFLGSVHIPVDEILEIIFTGEGSKTSWTNIIWQFRMPRATTALLVGIALSVSGLQLQTLFRNPLAGPFVLGISTGASLGVALLVMAGAILGTAFSFYMNSWLIILASTIGSSLVLFLVLAASFKVRDSMTLLIIGLMFGSFTGAIVSVLQFYSNSEEIKIYLIWTMGSLGRLSWDQIMILIPVIIAGIALSFSMIKPLNTLLLSENYALSMGVNIKKVRLMIIISTSILAGSVTAFCGPIAFIGLAVPHLTRLLINTSDHKYTLPAVAMGGVITMLICDIVSQIPNSEFILPINAVTSLIGAPVVVWVLIRKKNVNRAFGK encoded by the coding sequence TTGAACGCTTTGCTATCCGACAAACGAAAATATACTATCTCGCTTTGGGTAGCATTGCCTCTGTGTATTTTCATTTTATTTACATTAGACCTTTTTTTAGGCAGTGTACACATCCCTGTAGATGAAATTCTGGAGATCATCTTCACCGGAGAAGGCTCTAAGACCAGCTGGACTAATATCATCTGGCAGTTTCGCATGCCACGAGCTACTACTGCTCTATTAGTAGGTATAGCGCTTTCCGTGAGCGGCCTGCAACTACAAACGCTTTTCAGAAATCCGCTGGCCGGGCCCTTTGTGCTGGGCATCAGCACTGGTGCCAGCCTAGGCGTAGCACTACTGGTAATGGCCGGAGCTATTTTAGGAACCGCTTTCTCCTTTTACATGAACAGCTGGCTCATTATTCTTGCCTCCACCATAGGCTCATCGCTGGTATTATTTCTGGTTTTAGCGGCCTCTTTTAAAGTTAGAGACAGCATGACCTTGCTCATTATTGGTCTCATGTTTGGCAGCTTCACCGGCGCCATAGTAAGCGTACTCCAGTTTTACAGTAATTCCGAAGAAATAAAAATATACCTTATCTGGACCATGGGCAGCCTGGGCCGTCTTTCATGGGATCAGATTATGATACTCATTCCCGTAATCATAGCGGGAATAGCCCTCTCGTTTTCCATGATTAAGCCCCTCAACACACTTCTCCTTAGCGAAAACTATGCGCTTAGCATGGGAGTTAATATTAAAAAAGTGAGGCTAATGATCATCATCAGCACCAGCATATTGGCAGGCAGTGTCACGGCTTTTTGCGGCCCTATAGCCTTCATAGGTCTGGCCGTACCGCACCTTACACGCCTTTTGATCAACACCTCCGACCATAAATACACTCTGCCGGCAGTAGCCATGGGCGGAGTAATCACCATGCTGATTTGTGACATTGTATCCCAAATTCCTAACAGCGAATTTATACTACCTATCAACGCAGTCACCTCACTAATTGGCGCGCCAGTAGTGGTTTGGGTGCTTATCAGAAAGAAAAACGTTAACCGGGCTTTTGGCAAATGA
- a CDS encoding ABC transporter ATP-binding protein, protein MIPIDNDDIALILKDLTVGYANKKKITPILQGINLKLPYGKLICFMGPNGVGKSTLLRTISGIQKPISGQILIDRQEISSMTSEMMAKNISLVLTDRINAGNLTAREVIALGRYPYVNWNLNFSKKDLKAIEKAIKLTDSADFIDKKTYELSDGQLQKVMIARALAQDTPIIILDEPTAHLDLNNRVAVINLLKKLAKNTGKAILMATHELDLALQTADRLWLAGFNIPIISGIPEDLVLNGAIDHVFKLKGYDLRTGQLEKRSLGKKVNLTGQGHEYLWTKNALERNGFELDLNAKHTISFTLEGNEITWQLEGEGIAITNSLEDLIINLNKAFKN, encoded by the coding sequence ATGATACCTATAGATAACGACGATATAGCCCTGATCCTGAAAGACCTCACTGTTGGGTATGCTAATAAGAAGAAAATAACACCCATTCTCCAAGGCATTAATCTGAAGCTACCTTACGGAAAGCTGATATGTTTTATGGGACCTAATGGCGTGGGCAAATCCACCTTATTAAGAACCATTTCAGGCATACAAAAACCAATATCAGGTCAAATTTTAATAGATAGGCAGGAGATAAGTAGCATGACATCAGAAATGATGGCTAAAAACATCAGCCTGGTTTTAACTGACCGAATAAATGCAGGCAACCTAACAGCCAGAGAGGTGATAGCTCTTGGCCGCTATCCATATGTGAATTGGAATCTTAATTTTAGCAAAAAAGACCTAAAGGCCATAGAAAAGGCCATTAAGCTTACTGATAGCGCCGATTTTATAGACAAAAAAACTTACGAGCTCAGCGATGGGCAGCTACAAAAAGTAATGATAGCCCGGGCTCTGGCTCAGGATACACCTATCATTATATTAGATGAACCTACCGCTCATTTAGACCTGAACAATAGGGTGGCAGTAATTAATTTATTAAAAAAGCTGGCTAAAAACACAGGAAAAGCCATTCTTATGGCCACTCATGAGCTGGATTTAGCATTACAAACGGCAGATCGGTTATGGCTGGCCGGCTTCAACATCCCCATTATTTCTGGTATTCCGGAAGACCTAGTTTTAAACGGAGCCATTGATCATGTTTTTAAATTGAAAGGCTATGATCTGAGAACCGGGCAATTAGAAAAAAGAAGCCTGGGTAAAAAAGTGAACCTCACAGGGCAGGGACATGAATACCTTTGGACAAAAAACGCGCTGGAGAGAAATGGCTTTGAACTCGACCTCAACGCTAAACATACTATTTCTTTTACATTGGAAGGCAATGAAATTACCTGGCAGCTGGAAGGTGAAGGCATTGCTATAACGAACAGCCTGGAAGATCTCATTATAAATCTTAACAAGGCCTTTAAAAACTAA